Proteins encoded in a region of the Nicotiana tomentosiformis chromosome 9, ASM39032v3, whole genome shotgun sequence genome:
- the LOC138899148 gene encoding uncharacterized protein: MGSLTFISPEEKPLALDIQSLANRLVRLDISEPSRILECVLAQSTLFERVKARQRDDLHLLVLRETIEALSSLRISREQYRASWAPSYQSSIKMDQFEALYGRVKLIQERLHTTQSRNKNYADHKKYHADMSHALDYSTVQLDESLGYEEEPIAIVDRQVCQLTSKKISVVKV; encoded by the exons atgggtagtttgacatTTATTTCACCAGAGGAAaagccattagctttggatattcagtccttagctaacagacttgtgaggttggatatttcagagcccagtcgaatTCTTGAATGTGTACTGGCTCAGTCTACATTATTTGAGCGGGTCAAGGCTCGTCAGCGCGATGATCTGCACTtgctggttcttagagagacg atagaggccctcagttcacttcgcatttctagagagcagtacagagcgagttgggcacccag ttatcagtccagcatcaagatggatcaatttgaggctttatatggtcgg gtaaagttgattcaagagcggctTCACACAACACAGTCCAGAAATAAGAATTACGCGGATCATAAG AAGTACCATGCCGACATGTCGCATGCGTTAGATTACAGTACGGTTCAGCTAGACGAGAGCTTGGGATATGAGGAGGAACCAATTGctattgttgacaggcaggtttgccagttgacgtccaagaagatttctgtggtaaaggtctag